A window of Babylonia areolata isolate BAREFJ2019XMU chromosome 2, ASM4173473v1, whole genome shotgun sequence contains these coding sequences:
- the LOC143278422 gene encoding uncharacterized protein LOC143278422, whose product MQAVTCSCVTWSAVHDRTQAREKNEEAGWKEKGLWEEGCVQLTRRELCSVDEPVVCGPGQSAAIPSWGCRPVPDHCLLVDYLQNKDLFFPVDYLQNKDFFFPVDYLQNKDFFFPVDYLQNKDFFFPVDYLQNKDFFFPVDYLQNKDFFFPVDYLQNKDFFFPVDYLQNKDFFFPVDYLQNKDFSFPVDYLQNKDFFFPVDYLQNKDFSSLTDFSFPVDYLQNKDFFLPVDYLQNKDFSFPVDYLQNKDFFLPVDYLQNKDFSFPVDYLQNKDFFFNEPYQPPVKAEGRDTESGRKREGEGDEGGRVVRGMEGAPWLLLLCWGSCLAGTEGQGELRCYCNEAGCVSTGYMCKSPAGRCYTLVELTGDSTRATHGCLDNVPLLHRGRCGRTSGKQQRHSQREKWECEEDMCNYMEDVHLSSIASLTRGSNHSTFTGGGTDVQRVSSSSDGDTGGEGGGEGDGEEGGVTFSHSGSGAGSSEARDLWFKAAVIAVPIAGSFILVLLVLLAVRMLRTDSQRHRRLVQVRRERGLRKAQLYVTDHFSDVSVKAGKAGKRQSRCPLVFPPAGKSSHTKRGGGRTEKGVGGERRGGGGQGGKGWCRDVNISVDREGRVYEKVEYDVNIDRQPPPHLPPATVSWGHTSDLATVL is encoded by the exons GCCTGTGGTCTGTGGACCTGGTCAGTCAGCAGCCATACCGTCATGGGGCTGCCGGCCCGTGCCTGACCACTGCTTACTTGTGGATTACCTGCAGAACAAAGACCTTTTCTTCCCTGTGGATTACCTGCAGAACAAAGACTTTTTCTTCCCTGTGGATTACCTGCAGAACAAAGACTTTTTCTTCCCTGTGGATTACCTGCAGAACAAAGACTTTTTCTTCCCTGTGGATTACCTGCAGAACAAAGACTTTTTCTTCCCTGTGGATTACCTGCAGAACAAAGACTTTTTCTTCCCTGTGGATTACCTGCAGAACAAAGACTTTTTCTTCCCTGTGGATTACCTGCAGAACAAAGACTTTTTCTTCCCTGTGGATTACCTGCAGAACAAAGACTTTTCATTCCCTGTGGATTACCTGCAGAACAAAGACTTTTTCTTCCCTGTGGATTACCTGCAGAACAAAGACTTTTCTTCCCT AACAGACTTTTCATTCCCTGTGGATTACCTGCAGAACAAAGACTTTTTCTTACCTGTGGATTACCTGCAGAACAAAGACTTTTCATTCCCTGTGGATTACCTGCAGAATAAAGACTTTTTCTTACCTGTGGATTACCTGCAGAACAAAGACTTTTCATTCCCTGTGGATTACCTGCAGAACAAAGACTTTTTCTTCAACGAACCATATCAGCCGCCTGTCAAAGCT GAAGGCCGGGACACGGAGAGCggcaggaagagggagggtgagggagatgagggggggcgggtggtgagggggatggagggggccccatggctgctgctgctgtgctggggATCCTGTCTGGCCGGCACTGAGGGTCAAG gAGAACTACGGTGTTACTGTAACGAGGCGGGCTGTGTGTCCACGGGTTACATGTGCAAGTCCCCTGCTGGCCGCTGCTACACCCTGGTGGAGCTGACAGGGGACAGCACTCGCGCCACCCACGGCTGTCTGGATAACGTCCCTTTGCTCCACAGAGGGCGCTGCGGTCGCACTTCCGGGAAACAGCAGCGACATTcccagagagagaagtgggag tgtgagGAGGACATGTGTAACTACATGGAAGACGTCCACCTCAGCAGCATCGCCTCGCTCACCAGGGGCAGCAACCACTCCACGTTCACAG GCGGCGGGACAGACGTTCAAcgggtcagcagcagcagtgacggCGACactggcggggaggggggcggggagggggacggggaggagggcGGCGTCACCTTCTCCCACAGCGGGTCTGGGGCAGGGAGCAGCGAGGCTCGCGACCTGTGGTTCAAGGCGGCAGTCATCGCTGTGCCCATCGCGGGCAGCTTCATTCTGGTCCTGCTCGTGCTGCTGGCAGTGCGCATGCTCCGAACCGACTCGCAGCGCCACCGCAGACTGGTCCAGGTGCGACGTGAGCGCGGTCTGAGGAAAGCGCAGCTCTACGTCACCGACCACTTCAGTGACGTCAGTGTGAAGGCGGGAAAGGCGGGCAAACGACAAAGCAGGTGCCCCCTCGTGTTCCCCCCCGCGGGCAAATCCTCCCACacgaagagagggggaggcaggacggagaaaggggtgggtggggagagacgtgggggtgggggtcagggcgGGAAAGGTTGGTGCCGTGACGTCAACATCTCGGTGGACCGCGAGGGACGGGTGTACGAAAAAGTGGAGTATGACGTCAATATTGACAGACAACCCCCTCCACACTTACCTCCCGCCACTGTGTCCTGGGGGCACACGTCGGATCTGGCCACCGTCCTTTAG